Proteins from a genomic interval of Leifsonia shinshuensis:
- a CDS encoding nitroreductase family protein: MSLTDTVTRTADTSFPLLPALAERWSPRAFDAEAVIDQDKLTAALEAARWSPSANNSQPWRFIVARRGSAAFDTIVANLMGFNQAWAGAAGALVVALAEVADAEGNERRWATYDVGQAVAHFSVQAHHDGLHTHQMGGFDAAGLRAAFDIDERFVPVSVTAVGMLGDAEALPEPLRERELAPRTRNALDEVLLVNA; encoded by the coding sequence ATGTCGCTGACCGACACCGTCACCCGCACCGCCGACACGTCCTTCCCCCTGCTGCCCGCGCTCGCCGAGCGCTGGAGCCCGCGCGCCTTCGACGCCGAGGCCGTGATCGACCAGGACAAGCTGACCGCCGCCCTCGAGGCCGCGCGCTGGTCGCCGTCCGCCAACAACTCGCAGCCCTGGCGCTTCATCGTCGCCCGGCGCGGCAGTGCGGCGTTCGACACCATCGTGGCCAACCTGATGGGCTTCAACCAGGCCTGGGCCGGAGCCGCCGGCGCGCTGGTCGTCGCCCTCGCCGAGGTCGCCGACGCCGAGGGCAACGAGCGCCGCTGGGCGACCTACGACGTCGGCCAGGCGGTCGCGCACTTCAGCGTCCAGGCCCACCACGACGGCCTCCACACGCACCAGATGGGCGGCTTCGACGCGGCCGGCCTGCGTGCGGCGTTCGACATCGACGAGCGCTTCGTTCCGGTCTCGGTGACCGCCGTCGGCATGCTCGGCGACGCGGAGGCGCTGCCGGAGCCGCTCCGCGAGCGCGAGCTCGCCCCGCGCACCCGCAACGCGCTCGACGAGGTCCTGCTCGTCAACGCCTGA
- a CDS encoding UBP-type zinc finger domain-containing protein has protein sequence MSEGIDPTVPPSGAGCVECDASGGWWVHLRRCAECGHVGCCDSSLSRHARAHAAATGHPVAQSFEPGEDWFWDYALDAYVDGPRLAPPDSHPDTQTTPGPADRVPADWRARLAARG, from the coding sequence ATGTCTGAGGGGATCGACCCCACCGTCCCGCCATCCGGTGCCGGCTGCGTAGAGTGCGACGCGTCCGGCGGGTGGTGGGTCCACCTCCGCCGCTGCGCGGAGTGCGGCCACGTCGGCTGCTGCGACTCCTCGCTCTCCCGGCACGCTCGCGCGCACGCCGCCGCGACCGGTCATCCCGTCGCCCAGAGCTTCGAGCCGGGGGAGGACTGGTTCTGGGACTACGCGCTCGACGCGTACGTCGACGGCCCGCGCCTCGCTCCGCCGGACAGCCATCCCGACACGCAGACCACCCCGGGACCGGCCGACCGGGTGCCCGCCGATTGGCGGGCCCGACTCGCGGCGCGCGGCTGA
- a CDS encoding zinc-dependent alcohol dehydrogenase family protein, whose amino-acid sequence MLATIIHGERDVRLEEVPDPVLSTGGDAIVRVVAACVCGSDLWPYRGVTPTASPRRIGHEFVGVVEEVGPDVRTIAVGDFVIAPFYDCDMTCVNCKNGVSTSCLHGGWWGAEDQLGGFADGGQGQKVRVPHADGSLVATPEYPRPELIPSLLTLSDVMGTGHHAAVSAGVTEGSTVVVVGDGAVGLCAVLASARLGASRIVAMSRHESRQALAREFGATDIVAERGDAGVAAVKELFDGIGPDCVLEAVGTKESMDQAIRSARPGGMVGYVGVPNGGAELPIRALFSSNVGVNGGVAPVRNYVEELLQDVWSGAIEPGKVFDLELPLTDIAEAYAAMDERRAIKTLVRP is encoded by the coding sequence ATGCTTGCGACCATCATCCACGGAGAGCGCGACGTGCGCCTCGAAGAAGTCCCCGACCCCGTCCTCTCGACCGGCGGAGACGCCATCGTGCGCGTCGTGGCGGCGTGCGTCTGCGGGTCGGACCTGTGGCCCTACCGCGGCGTGACGCCGACCGCGTCCCCGCGCCGCATCGGCCACGAGTTCGTCGGCGTCGTCGAGGAGGTGGGCCCCGACGTGCGGACCATCGCCGTCGGCGACTTCGTCATCGCCCCGTTCTACGACTGCGACATGACCTGCGTGAACTGCAAGAACGGCGTCAGCACCTCCTGCCTGCACGGCGGCTGGTGGGGCGCCGAGGACCAGCTCGGCGGCTTCGCCGACGGCGGCCAGGGCCAGAAGGTGCGCGTTCCGCACGCCGACGGCTCCCTGGTCGCGACCCCGGAGTACCCGCGCCCGGAGCTCATCCCCAGCCTCCTCACCCTGTCCGACGTGATGGGCACCGGCCACCACGCCGCCGTCTCGGCGGGCGTCACCGAGGGCAGCACCGTGGTCGTGGTCGGCGACGGCGCGGTCGGCCTGTGCGCCGTGCTCGCCTCCGCCCGGCTCGGCGCCTCCCGCATCGTCGCCATGTCCCGGCACGAGTCGCGGCAGGCGCTCGCGCGGGAGTTCGGCGCGACCGACATCGTCGCCGAGCGCGGCGACGCGGGCGTCGCCGCCGTCAAGGAGCTGTTCGACGGCATCGGCCCGGACTGCGTCCTGGAGGCCGTCGGCACCAAGGAGTCGATGGACCAGGCGATCCGCTCCGCGCGCCCCGGCGGCATGGTCGGCTACGTCGGCGTCCCGAACGGCGGGGCCGAGCTGCCGATCCGCGCGCTGTTCAGCAGCAACGTCGGCGTGAACGGCGGCGTCGCTCCGGTCCGCAACTACGTGGAGGAGCTGCTGCAGGACGTCTGGTCCGGCGCGATCGAGCCGGGCAAGGTCTTCGACCTGGAGCTGCCGCTGACCGACATCGCCGAGGCGTACGCCGCGATGGACGAGCGCCGCGCGATCAAGACCCTCGTGCGCCCCTAG
- a CDS encoding beta strand repeat-containing protein, with protein sequence MPHTTVPSTRPSSTYGRRLPLAAIGVVTALAAALLGGALPAQAAGTISVGTSADGDANNACTDPNVTATALPVTLRNAICVANNLGGAQTVSVPAGTYRLAANSGALQVGTRAGANITIDGGTTAPTIVGDGTHQVFLLDPQTIGNVSVTLAGLTVTGGVDNVFGGGAVVGGSPDPAAPDSLTINGSVFSGNAANTTGGSTANPGGAVQFIGGSLVVQNSTFTNNDAGVGSGGAIYYQTVGTQGQKLSVTGSTFTGNRATATGVTGGSAIAVSDPSGGNSLSISGSTISGNTVTAGTGAFHGAVWLDGGALDVSSSVLTGNTGTTGDGSAVSVTSGTLTGQYDRITGNGGAAVDRIGGSVALTRSWWGCNGGPGGAGCDTVAGAVTVSPVLTLALAASPTTVLQPATMTQVTASLVDALGATPPAGSLGAFAGLSVAWSVGGIAGASVSPSSTALASGSASTTFTSARTGSATVSAAFAGGWSTLAVPVYALPVVTTAGPLTAVVGTPSTATVTATGYPVPTLSLVGSAPAGLVFHDNGDGTGSFTGTPTGPAGDTAVSILAHNAAGDATRPLTFSVYQAPAFTSANATTFSVGSAGSFTVTTSGRPSNPAVTVSGALPAGVTFHDNGDGTATIAGTPAAGAGGVAPLTLTANNGQGSPAVQSFALTVQEAPRLTSGTQATARVGVPFSYTVTTAHAYPVPTLGVIGALPAGLAFHDNGDGTATISGTPAGPGQTAALTVSAANGVGPVVTASLTLLVEQLPAITTAAQNQSVATGGTATFTAAASGYPAPTVQWAVSADGGATYQDLPGETAPTLSFTAALSDSGHRYRATFTNQAGAVSTDAALTVGQTPLITSSGGTTFTVGTAGSFRVTTSGIPAAALTASGTLPGWLSFTDAGDGTATIAGTPPAGSGGVHTFTITAANGYLPQATQSFALTVAESPAITSAAAGTLTAGTAGGLTVTTTAGYPAATALHVSGALPSGVRFVDNGDGTGSFTGTPAAGSGGVYPVTVTAANTLAPAASQSYTLTVNEAAAFTSAATLAVERGVDVDFRIVTGHAYPAVGAIALSGTLPSGLAFHDNGDGTATITGITLDPAGVGTVTLTAGGATQTLSVTVADVPALSLPLLPPAPDGPVAGVLGSPVAGQSVTLTASGFAGDSPVTFGIYSSPVALATVNADSSGVATATVVIPAGYTGAHSLVAVGTAPDGSDRVLRTDIQLPGASTGTGGGGSGGSGSAAGSGSGASTAAQSGLAATGSDVTPVALLALSLLAAGALLLVRRRARRA encoded by the coding sequence ATGCCGCACACGACCGTGCCGTCGACCCGTCCCTCGTCGACGTACGGTCGCCGCCTCCCGCTCGCCGCGATCGGCGTGGTGACCGCGCTGGCGGCCGCGCTGCTCGGCGGGGCGCTTCCCGCGCAGGCGGCCGGGACCATCAGCGTGGGGACCTCGGCCGACGGGGACGCCAACAACGCGTGCACCGACCCCAACGTCACGGCGACCGCGTTGCCGGTGACGCTGCGCAACGCGATCTGCGTGGCGAACAACCTGGGCGGCGCCCAGACGGTCTCCGTCCCGGCGGGGACGTACCGGCTGGCCGCGAACTCCGGTGCGTTGCAGGTGGGCACCCGGGCGGGAGCGAACATCACCATCGACGGCGGCACGACCGCGCCGACCATCGTCGGCGACGGCACGCACCAGGTGTTCCTGCTCGACCCCCAGACGATCGGGAACGTGAGCGTCACGCTCGCGGGCCTCACGGTCACCGGCGGCGTGGACAACGTGTTCGGCGGCGGCGCCGTGGTCGGCGGCTCGCCGGACCCCGCGGCGCCGGACTCCCTCACCATCAACGGCTCGGTGTTCTCCGGCAACGCGGCGAACACCACCGGAGGCTCGACCGCGAACCCGGGCGGCGCTGTGCAGTTCATCGGCGGCTCTCTCGTGGTGCAGAACTCGACGTTCACGAACAACGACGCCGGAGTCGGCTCGGGCGGCGCGATCTACTACCAGACCGTCGGGACGCAGGGCCAGAAGCTCAGCGTCACGGGCAGCACGTTCACCGGCAACCGCGCGACGGCGACCGGGGTCACCGGCGGATCGGCGATCGCCGTCAGCGACCCGTCGGGCGGGAACTCGCTGTCGATCAGCGGCTCCACGATCAGCGGCAACACCGTCACGGCCGGGACCGGCGCGTTCCACGGCGCCGTCTGGCTGGACGGCGGAGCGCTCGACGTGTCGAGCTCCGTCCTCACCGGCAACACCGGCACAACCGGAGACGGCTCGGCGGTGTCGGTGACCTCCGGCACGCTGACCGGCCAGTACGACCGGATCACCGGCAACGGCGGCGCCGCGGTCGACCGGATCGGCGGCTCCGTCGCGCTGACCCGGTCCTGGTGGGGCTGCAACGGCGGGCCGGGCGGGGCCGGCTGCGACACAGTCGCCGGCGCGGTGACCGTCTCCCCGGTCCTGACGCTCGCCCTCGCGGCATCGCCGACCACGGTGCTGCAGCCCGCGACGATGACTCAGGTCACGGCCTCGCTGGTGGACGCGCTCGGCGCGACCCCGCCCGCCGGCTCCCTCGGCGCCTTCGCCGGCCTGTCCGTCGCGTGGAGCGTCGGCGGCATCGCCGGGGCGTCCGTGTCGCCGAGCTCGACGGCGCTCGCCTCCGGCTCGGCCTCGACCACGTTCACCTCGGCGCGGACCGGCAGTGCCACCGTCAGCGCCGCCTTCGCGGGCGGGTGGTCCACGCTCGCCGTGCCGGTGTACGCGCTCCCGGTCGTCACGACCGCCGGCCCGCTCACCGCCGTCGTCGGAACCCCGTCGACGGCCACCGTGACCGCGACCGGCTACCCGGTGCCGACGCTGTCGCTCGTCGGTTCCGCGCCCGCCGGTCTCGTCTTCCACGACAACGGCGACGGGACCGGATCGTTCACCGGCACGCCGACCGGTCCGGCCGGGGACACCGCCGTGTCGATCCTCGCGCACAACGCGGCGGGCGACGCCACCCGGCCCCTCACCTTCTCGGTGTACCAGGCGCCGGCGTTCACGAGCGCCAACGCGACCACCTTCAGCGTGGGCAGCGCTGGCTCGTTCACGGTCACCACCAGCGGCCGTCCGAGCAATCCCGCCGTGACGGTCTCCGGTGCGCTCCCGGCCGGCGTCACGTTCCACGACAACGGTGACGGCACGGCGACCATCGCGGGCACTCCCGCCGCGGGCGCCGGCGGCGTGGCGCCGCTCACCCTGACCGCGAACAACGGCCAGGGCTCGCCCGCCGTCCAGTCGTTCGCTCTGACCGTCCAGGAGGCGCCGCGCCTCACCAGCGGCACGCAGGCCACCGCGCGGGTCGGCGTCCCGTTCAGCTACACCGTGACGACCGCGCACGCGTACCCGGTGCCGACGCTCGGCGTGATCGGCGCCCTCCCGGCGGGCCTCGCGTTCCACGACAACGGCGACGGCACGGCGACCATCTCCGGCACTCCGGCCGGCCCGGGCCAGACCGCGGCGCTCACCGTCTCCGCCGCGAACGGCGTCGGGCCGGTGGTCACGGCCTCCCTGACCCTCCTCGTCGAGCAGCTCCCGGCGATCACGACGGCCGCGCAGAACCAGTCGGTCGCGACCGGCGGCACGGCCACCTTCACCGCCGCGGCGTCCGGCTACCCCGCGCCGACCGTGCAGTGGGCGGTCTCCGCCGACGGCGGCGCGACGTACCAGGACCTCCCCGGCGAGACCGCGCCGACGCTGAGCTTCACCGCGGCGCTCTCCGACAGCGGCCACCGCTACCGCGCCACCTTCACCAACCAGGCGGGCGCCGTCAGCACGGACGCCGCGCTCACGGTCGGCCAGACGCCGCTGATCACCAGCTCCGGGGGGACCACCTTCACGGTCGGGACGGCCGGATCGTTCCGGGTCACGACCTCGGGCATCCCCGCGGCCGCGCTCACCGCGAGCGGGACGCTGCCGGGCTGGCTGAGCTTCACCGACGCCGGCGACGGCACGGCGACGATCGCCGGGACCCCGCCCGCCGGCTCGGGTGGCGTCCACACCTTCACCATCACCGCGGCGAACGGCTACCTGCCGCAGGCGACGCAGAGCTTCGCGCTGACCGTCGCGGAGTCGCCGGCGATCACGAGCGCGGCGGCGGGGACGCTGACGGCCGGGACGGCGGGGGGTCTCACCGTCACCACGACGGCCGGCTACCCTGCGGCGACGGCGCTGCATGTGTCCGGCGCGCTGCCGTCCGGCGTGCGGTTCGTCGACAACGGCGACGGGACCGGTTCCTTCACCGGGACCCCCGCCGCCGGCTCCGGAGGCGTCTACCCGGTGACCGTCACGGCCGCCAACACGCTGGCGCCCGCGGCCTCCCAGAGCTACACCCTCACCGTGAACGAGGCCGCCGCCTTCACCAGTGCGGCGACGCTGGCCGTCGAGCGCGGCGTGGACGTCGACTTCCGCATCGTCACCGGGCACGCCTACCCGGCGGTCGGCGCGATCGCCCTGAGCGGGACCCTCCCGTCCGGGCTGGCCTTCCACGACAACGGCGACGGCACCGCGACGATCACCGGGATCACGCTGGACCCGGCGGGCGTCGGCACCGTGACGCTGACGGCGGGCGGCGCGACCCAGACCCTGAGCGTGACGGTGGCGGACGTGCCGGCGCTCAGCCTCCCGCTGCTGCCCCCGGCGCCGGACGGACCCGTCGCCGGTGTGCTGGGCTCGCCGGTCGCCGGCCAGTCCGTCACGCTGACCGCGTCCGGCTTCGCGGGCGACTCCCCGGTGACCTTCGGCATCTACTCCAGCCCGGTGGCGCTCGCGACGGTGAACGCGGACAGCAGCGGCGTCGCCACGGCGACGGTCGTCATCCCCGCCGGCTACACGGGTGCGCACTCGCTGGTCGCGGTCGGCACGGCGCCGGACGGGAGCGACCGCGTGCTGCGGACCGACATCCAGCTGCCCGGCGCGTCGACCGGGACGGGAGGCGGCGGCTCCGGCGGTTCCGGCTCGGCGGCCGGATCCGGCTCCGGCGCGTCCACTGCCGCGCAGAGCGGTCTGGCGGCGACGGGCAGCGATGTGACGCCGGTGGCGCTGCTCGCGCTGTCCCTGCTCGCCGCGGGCGCGCTGCTGCTGGTTCGCAGGCGGGCGCGGCGGGCGTAG
- a CDS encoding glycosyltransferase, protein MFIFLLQLRHMLGGHPEFYLFAIYSALIWVIWIVKVLMSRRYRPYTDEFHGTTSVVVPVVDEPLDLFRDVLGRMVEQRPGEIIVVINGAPNPELAEVCEEFAPLVRWVHTPIPGKRNAVMIGTRMSTGEITVLVDSDTVWTQDTLSELVKPFADRRVGGVTTKQRILEPERSWITRWADWLENSRALYSMPAQSVVGQIGCLPGRTIAFRRSILMRVMDKFMTEKFLGVFLEVSDDRTLTNLTLKEGYRTVYQHTSLVYTDAPLKVKKLFKQQLRWARGSQYNTMRMLPWMLGHAPILAFFFVMDILLPFILAGVMGGWVYRSITGAGYNFYEGFLKSYGIQGGILAVAALMVASSVISMSIRQIRHLSEKPSDFFRLPVFIIVSTFFLMPIRLIGFFRMAHASGWGTRAGAYAGGPGEISSDDEIAALGTTALGTTAPETTALGATPSAATAPRLDLPDAVGGVTSSTALATATRPATEVVTRAQAKTATKTAAKKSTRRRLNPLAAIPYLIGIAILTLEALFLV, encoded by the coding sequence GTGTTCATCTTCCTGCTGCAGCTCCGGCACATGCTGGGCGGCCATCCCGAGTTCTACCTGTTCGCCATCTATTCCGCGCTGATCTGGGTCATCTGGATCGTCAAGGTCCTGATGTCCCGCCGCTACCGGCCGTACACCGACGAGTTCCACGGCACGACCAGCGTCGTCGTCCCCGTCGTGGACGAGCCCCTCGACCTGTTCCGCGACGTGCTCGGCCGCATGGTCGAGCAGCGGCCGGGCGAGATCATCGTCGTCATCAACGGCGCCCCGAACCCGGAGCTGGCGGAGGTGTGCGAGGAGTTCGCCCCGCTGGTGCGCTGGGTGCACACGCCCATCCCGGGCAAGCGCAATGCGGTGATGATCGGGACGCGGATGTCCACCGGCGAGATCACCGTCCTGGTCGACTCCGACACCGTCTGGACGCAGGACACGCTGAGCGAGCTGGTCAAGCCGTTCGCCGACCGGCGCGTCGGCGGCGTGACCACCAAGCAGCGCATCCTGGAGCCCGAGCGCAGCTGGATCACCCGCTGGGCGGACTGGCTGGAGAACTCGCGGGCGCTCTACTCGATGCCCGCGCAGAGCGTGGTCGGCCAGATCGGCTGCCTGCCCGGGCGGACGATCGCGTTCCGCCGCTCGATCCTGATGCGCGTCATGGACAAGTTCATGACCGAGAAGTTCCTCGGGGTGTTCCTGGAGGTCTCCGACGACCGCACCCTGACGAACCTCACGCTGAAGGAGGGCTACCGCACCGTCTACCAGCACACCAGCCTGGTCTACACGGATGCGCCGCTGAAGGTGAAGAAGCTCTTCAAGCAGCAGCTCCGCTGGGCGCGCGGGAGTCAGTACAACACCATGCGGATGCTGCCCTGGATGCTCGGCCACGCGCCGATCCTGGCGTTCTTCTTCGTGATGGACATCCTCCTGCCGTTCATCCTCGCCGGCGTCATGGGCGGCTGGGTGTACCGGTCGATCACCGGGGCGGGCTACAACTTCTACGAGGGCTTCCTGAAGTCCTACGGCATCCAGGGCGGCATCCTCGCGGTGGCCGCGCTGATGGTCGCGTCGTCGGTCATCAGCATGTCCATCCGGCAGATCCGGCACCTCTCGGAGAAGCCGAGCGACTTCTTCCGGCTGCCGGTGTTCATCATCGTCTCGACCTTCTTCCTCATGCCGATCCGGCTCATCGGGTTCTTCCGCATGGCGCACGCCAGCGGCTGGGGGACCCGGGCCGGGGCGTACGCGGGAGGGCCGGGAGAGATCAGCTCGGACGACGAGATCGCCGCGCTGGGGACGACGGCGCTGGGGACGACGGCGCCGGAGACGACTGCGCTGGGCGCGACCCCGAGCGCAGCGACGGCTCCCCGGCTCGACCTGCCCGACGCCGTCGGCGGCGTCACCTCGTCCACCGCCCTCGCGACCGCCACCCGGCCCGCAACGGAGGTCGTCACCCGCGCGCAGGCGAAGACTGCGACGAAGACCGCCGCGAAGAAGTCCACCCGGCGCCGGCTCAACCCGCTCGCCGCCATCCCGTATCTGATCGGCATCGCGATCCTGACCCTGGAGGCCCTGTTCCTTGTCTAG
- a CDS encoding CorA family divalent cation transporter, which yields MSQQVQESLRLRGALFDGDERTEVGSLAELMEALQTSTAFGYLEIRDPDRLQLSELAEHLGAPELLHPPASASSGHTPMVAGAHVRLSTHRVQLEEPTFQLVVADLHIYVLPRLLILDHDGGFDFEPLRARLDTEKRHRDQGVGWLLWLVLDELLGEAGSALNALDDELDDIEDVLLTPGNKPAAIQNRVYRLRKSASRLRRCLLPLRDAVDALLRREADCVSPSLFPLFQGLYDRGVHHVEWADSLRDLVTALSDTQIAMEGNRLNVIMKKVTSWAAIIAIPAAVTGFYGQNLPYPGFNTVGGLWTSTLLMVVGCGGLYVTFKRKDWL from the coding sequence GTGTCGCAGCAGGTTCAGGAGTCCCTCCGGCTCCGGGGGGCGCTCTTCGACGGGGACGAGCGCACGGAGGTCGGCTCGCTCGCCGAGTTGATGGAGGCGCTGCAGACGTCGACGGCCTTCGGCTATCTCGAGATCCGGGACCCGGACCGGCTGCAGCTCTCGGAACTCGCCGAGCACCTCGGCGCGCCGGAGCTCCTCCACCCGCCGGCGTCGGCCTCCAGCGGCCACACGCCGATGGTCGCGGGTGCGCACGTCCGCCTCTCCACCCACCGGGTGCAGCTGGAGGAGCCGACGTTCCAGCTCGTCGTCGCCGACCTGCACATCTACGTGCTCCCCCGGCTGCTGATCCTCGACCACGACGGCGGCTTCGACTTCGAGCCGCTGCGCGCCCGGCTCGACACCGAGAAGCGGCACCGCGACCAGGGCGTCGGCTGGCTGCTCTGGCTGGTGCTGGACGAGCTCCTCGGCGAGGCCGGATCCGCGCTGAACGCCCTGGACGACGAGCTCGACGACATCGAGGACGTGCTCCTGACGCCCGGCAACAAGCCGGCGGCGATCCAGAACCGTGTCTACCGGCTGCGCAAGTCGGCCTCCCGGCTGCGGCGCTGCCTGCTGCCGCTGCGCGACGCGGTGGACGCCCTGCTGCGCCGCGAGGCGGACTGCGTCAGCCCGTCGTTGTTCCCGCTCTTCCAGGGGCTCTACGACCGCGGCGTGCACCACGTGGAGTGGGCGGACTCGCTGCGCGACCTGGTCACCGCGCTGTCGGACACCCAGATCGCGATGGAGGGCAATCGCCTCAATGTCATCATGAAGAAGGTGACGAGCTGGGCGGCGATCATCGCCATCCCCGCCGCGGTGACCGGCTTCTACGGGCAGAACCTGCCCTACCCGGGCTTCAACACGGTCGGCGGCCTGTGGACGTCCACGCTGCTGATGGTCGTCGGGTGCGGCGGCCTGTACGTGACGTTCAAGCGCAAGGACTGGTTGTAG
- a CDS encoding glycoside hydrolase family 26 protein, which produces MSSPTFTGRVAGRAHSWWAQSKSRSQATLAAFLVLATVLLGISAYVWVSPTGAPLRKAVADVTETVTPFAAQNAELKRNLDRATQTIASQKGKLTAMQAETLAAQAGAAKQLAAAQQKAQAAQSELASVKAQLAAAQAKAGHATGSAVTGKPASGSSGSGGNVAPPVTAPARADLLNPSSRYFGMYTEQAPFNWATFDATSSKIGVTPNLVGYFQGWDQTFRPDAVKRAWQQGRMPMMTWESRPITAANDSNSAPEYSLPKIIGGDFDTYLHQYAKDIVAGGLPLAIRLDHEMNAIWYPWSETDGAGKSINGNNPGDYVKMWRHVHDIFQQEGANDLVVWVWAPNIVNNLPATHKVPGYLENLYPGDQYVDWVGLSGYLRPPFKADNDFSFDYTFKPSLDKLRALTSKPIILAEVGASETEGHKPAWITSLFAGLAKPQNADIIGFSWFNLAVTSYVEGVRATNDWRIDSRADSLSAFIAGLTRPEDRFTLTPAP; this is translated from the coding sequence TTGTCTAGCCCGACCTTCACCGGCCGCGTCGCCGGCCGAGCCCACAGCTGGTGGGCCCAGTCCAAGTCCCGCTCGCAGGCCACCCTGGCCGCCTTCCTCGTCCTCGCCACCGTCCTGCTCGGAATCTCCGCCTACGTGTGGGTCTCGCCCACCGGGGCCCCGCTGCGGAAGGCCGTCGCCGACGTCACCGAGACGGTGACGCCGTTCGCCGCCCAGAACGCCGAGCTCAAGCGCAACCTCGACCGGGCGACCCAGACCATCGCCTCCCAGAAGGGCAAGCTGACGGCCATGCAGGCGGAGACGCTCGCCGCGCAGGCGGGGGCGGCCAAGCAGCTCGCGGCCGCGCAGCAGAAGGCGCAGGCCGCGCAGAGCGAGCTCGCGAGCGTGAAGGCGCAGCTCGCCGCAGCGCAGGCGAAGGCCGGCCACGCGACGGGCTCCGCCGTCACCGGCAAGCCCGCCTCCGGATCCTCCGGTTCCGGCGGCAACGTGGCGCCGCCGGTCACCGCACCGGCCCGCGCCGACCTCCTGAACCCGTCGAGCCGCTACTTCGGGATGTACACCGAGCAGGCCCCGTTCAACTGGGCCACCTTCGACGCGACCAGCTCGAAGATCGGCGTCACGCCCAACCTGGTCGGCTACTTCCAGGGCTGGGACCAGACCTTCCGCCCGGACGCGGTGAAGCGCGCCTGGCAGCAGGGCCGGATGCCGATGATGACGTGGGAGTCCCGTCCGATCACGGCGGCCAACGACTCCAACTCGGCGCCCGAGTACTCCCTGCCGAAGATCATCGGCGGCGACTTCGACACCTACCTGCACCAGTACGCGAAGGACATCGTCGCTGGCGGCCTGCCGCTCGCCATCCGCCTCGACCACGAGATGAACGCCATCTGGTACCCGTGGTCGGAGACCGACGGCGCGGGCAAGTCCATCAACGGCAACAACCCCGGCGACTACGTGAAGATGTGGCGGCACGTCCACGACATCTTCCAGCAGGAGGGCGCGAACGACCTCGTGGTCTGGGTGTGGGCGCCGAACATCGTCAACAACCTGCCCGCCACGCACAAGGTCCCCGGCTACCTCGAGAACCTCTACCCCGGCGACCAGTACGTCGACTGGGTGGGCCTCTCCGGCTACCTGCGGCCGCCGTTCAAGGCGGACAACGACTTCAGCTTCGACTACACCTTCAAGCCCAGCCTGGACAAGCTGCGCGCCCTCACGTCGAAGCCGATCATCCTCGCCGAGGTCGGGGCCTCCGAGACCGAGGGCCACAAGCCCGCCTGGATCACCTCGCTCTTCGCCGGGCTCGCCAAGCCGCAGAACGCCGACATCATCGGCTTCTCCTGGTTCAACCTCGCCGTGACCAGCTACGTGGAGGGCGTGCGCGCCACCAACGACTGGCGCATCGACTCCCGGGCCGACTCGCTGTCCGCGTTCATCGCGGGGCTGACGAGGCCCGAGGACCGCTTCACCCTCACCCCGGCGCCGTGA